TAGTTGTTTGAAAGTCATTATTGTTATATCTGTGATTAGTATGGCTTAAAGTTGAAATCATTTTAGCCttcatttctttttgaattacatgtacagAAGTCATTTCATCTTTTGCttataatttctttgtttttgtttgtattcaCCGTGTTAAACTTTTTTGTTATCAGCAATGTGTGAAGCGGTGAAGTATTAgcatgggtaatcaaatggtgatgaGTGAAAGTAGAGAATAATTTCACACTCATTTTGTCCAAATTCAAGTAATTTCCCAAGCCCTTATAAgcgagggaaattatttgattttggacgaAACGTAAGTGAAATTATTCCATAATTTCACGAGTATGCCATTTGATTAGccattaatatcatgggtgacaaattaccgGTACTCTTACCTTAATTTTCAAACATGGACCCATTTTGGCACTAtatgaaaagttgccatggcaacattgtagtAATTTCCCGTGCGAGATTATAAATTAATGCTGAAATTTGGTGCCAAAATTAAAGAGTAATATTTGTGACCCATGTTATTAGGGTAGTAAAACAGAGTTTGTCTTAAGAGATCAATCTATCTGACTGTGTACACATATCTTGCAGAAAGATGTTTTTGTTGTGAGCTGTGATTTAGTGACTGATGTTGCTCTTCACCATCTTGCTGATATTCACCGTAACCATGACGCAAGCTTAAGTGCTTTGCTAGCACCTGTTCCGCAGACTAGTGCTGATAGGGAAGCTGCTGCTAATCCAAAAGTCCAAAAGAAAACTGTTACAACAGGTACAGTACACTGTATTGTTTTCTAAATATATCACGGCCATGTCTGTTTAAAAGATTTTGAACCAGGAAAATATTTGAACCACAACACACCCATTGCATTCATTAAAACATGACCTTATGTATTGTAATCTATACAGTGTTACGGTGTAAAGGGAACTCACTGTACCTCACAGTAACCCTGGTTTGTGCAGTTAacgaagacttttgatttctgaacaaatctttgtcatagaaaattcacgacaactttgtgcttttttcgctgtgatcctcgggtcaaagaaacggtatcatgtaaatgagagaataaccagatttatatttgcagattacctgttctcttactggtaaagtcagactctacatctttatgcaagagcgcgttcaaaatctcctcatagtactttacaaaagtgttcttttttttctttgaagggtttttctttcttagtttttttttcttacgtatcagctaagttgcggaacgCGCTAcgtgattttatccgtaccactgagtttactggtttcaaaagagaatccagtgccgcattttgtacagcggcctttctgtttaattggtatatcttcaaatattctgcatttagtatgtatctttattatatggctttgtctcacaaggactgggaactacaaaatcgacgaatttgattggctaaaatcgatattgaccgcggtctagattttcccatctagaccggcctCTAGActaaactaaaatgcaaaaatattgagtattttcttccaCCAATATTTATATATGGAAGTGTCagtaagttcagctcatcgccactcatgtCGGTCGCtagtacagacctcactgcgttcggtctgtactgacgacctcggtcaagattctcccatacagaccgacctagctcggttaataagatgtttattatatggccaaacaagaacaagttaattcgtttaatgtaattggtttgtactaactgacattttgcttgcgaacggcgatgagtggcgatgagctgaacttaataaTTTTTCTTCGCTTGTTTGCTTACTCGAGCCATTTATCTTTTATTGTCGCAAATCTTGTTTCACAGTTAATTAACCCACAACTACGCATCAAAATAAATTACGTCATCATTGGACCAGTTGGCCGCGAACCATTCTTACGAGGATTTCGCGTCTTATGAAAGCCGCACTTGTATAAATGGCCCAGTTCGCGTCTTAAGTAAGCCGCGACCGGTGTAAGTCGCGGCTTGAAGTTCTTTTccctcgtataaacggccctattatatGGCCGGTACGGCCCTgtgcgcgctttcattgtaaaacgcATTAGCACAAGAAGGGCCGgtaaaagccgtacggccctatTAGGGGCACGCACTGCTCTGTGCAtgcgattttagaggatttcgtcgtTTCTGAGAatccaaatattttacagccagagaagcaaatgcaaacaaaattttagATAATTTTTGGTAAGTTACTTAAATCACATGTCATATATTCTGAGCGCTCATGAATAGTATGAAGAGCCTAAGTgttaaaatgcttattgactgagttttgATCGGGCCGGACACGAGAAGATTTAACCTTCGGCCATGGCACTCGGTCCATacattttcccgtccggccctcccactcagtcaataagtacatagtatGTAGTTAAGAGTAAAAAGGAACACGTTAAAAATTCAGTTTCGCACTTGCAACGACGCAATTAACAGTactcgtaaaaaaaaattctttcatTACCATTTGGAAGAAAAATAGTCCTCATGAAGTTAACATGGGTGATAGACATTTTTAAGTATGCAatctaaaatacaaaatttggtaaaattaatttaaaaatttgatAAGAACTTAATCATATTAATTAGAACAATTTACATATTCTATCTTCCTTTTCCTAATTAATTTATCTTGCATGTAActtttattatcattaataatagggaccttaattACGCAAGGACGGCGAcaacagcaacgagaacgttgtctaaaactattatttcccgttaatgaaataaattttcgaTTACTGCAAGTcgctcggcatggaaagtgtgagtccacattccaagaataaaaatgGGTGAGAACGGCGTggatattcagagagaaaattgaaaatttatcgttAGGTGCTCGCGTCCCCCACACGATCTCAAacttttgatcatttcacgtcgttagggagctttagcaacaacaacggcgccGCCaaagagaacgtcacaaatttgcaataAGCAGTAAgtgcacgtgcatcttttcagttttgtctatttctttgccgtcgtcagtaaaacaacagggagcttaagatctacgacgacgacgtctacgaaaacgccacaaaacaatgatatcattggttaaaagagcataaataatcgtgctgcacgtgcagcacggattttagctcatatttttgcggttctctgcatgacgacgacgtgaaatcactaaattttaggttttgacgacaacgtgagcatgcaacagagaatctttcattctctattttcagtcagaaaccgctcgtaccaatttatttttaggatacttcgcccacattgtgcgacgtgaacgagatggaataatcgcgaaagacttttactaggacgaagttctattttgaggggacgttttcgtcgacgtcgtcgtcgtagatcttaagctccctaacaacggtgaaatgactaaatttgaggtttttagGGAGAACGTGAGCGCTTGAGGAtagcttttcattttctcccctaaattgagcgccgttcatacCAATCTCGTTCTTGATggtttgccacacctttgtcacattaaaatgcttggaatagtcgcgaagtgataacaataacgcgaattcacattatacgacgttctcgttgccgttgctgtCGTCGATGCTAAAGGtcactagggagtttaagatctacgacgccgacatcgacgaaaacgtcacctgaAATTGTAACTCTGCTCTGTCGTAagtcttttgcgattattccatcgCGTTCGCATCGTTCAATGTGGgagaagtatcctaaaaataaactgtcacaagcggtttcagagtaaaaatattgaATGAAAGATTTGCATTTGTGCCCTCACGTTGTCTATAAAACCTCTAATTTGGTGATTCCACGTCGTCGTTGTGTACCGCAAAAAatacgtgccgcacgtgcagcacgattatttttcgtcttcaccaatgatattcttgttttgtggcgttctcgttgacgaccgcgtcgtagatcttaactTCATATAGGGAGCTTTagaaacgacgacgggaacgacgagaacgtcatgtaaaaacaaaaattcacgttattgcgatcacttcgcgactattctaTGCCTTTTAATgtgacaaaggtgtttcagtccctcaggaatgaaaccgttacgagcggcgcttaatttaggggagaaaaatgacaATTTATCTCCAGgcgctgacgttctccttaacacttcaaacttggtattttcacgttgttgctttgctgacgacgtcaaagaaatggacaaaaatgaaaaacgcacgtgcagagcgtgcaaagctattgtttttgcccactaaatatgcaaatttgtgacgttctcgttgccgtcgccgttgtcgttgctaaggCTCCCTAGTAAACTActgttgtcaagacgagaacggcaaagaaatgtatgaaaatgtaaaacgcacgtgcagggcgtgcagaactattgtttttgctaattaaacctattgttttgttgcgttctcgtagccgtcgtcgtcgtccttgcttaggCTTCCTAAGCTAAGCTAAGCTTAAGATCGATCTTAggcccttttctttttttaatttatataaatgattttgaaaaagcaacCAACTATTTTTCCCTAAGACTATTTGCGGATGATACTTCTTTAACTGCAACTGGGAAAGACCTAGATGTTTTGCTTCAGAGGATAAACTCTGAATTGCCCGCTATTTATGAATGGTTATGCTCAAACAGATTAACCCTGAATTTTAGTGAGACAAAGTACTTGGTTTTTCAACCACGacaaaaaattagttttaatcTATATCCTCCTCTAAAATTAGCAGATCAGTACCCAGAACAGTCATATAGTGTTAAATATTTAGGGCTCATTATTGATTGTTTCCTGTCATGGCATGAGCATATTTATCATATTAGTAGTAAAATTAGCGAAAGTGTCATTATTATCGCTAAACTAAAACCACATGTGACATCCCAATCTCTGATAAGTATCTATTATGCACTTGTATACCCCTATCTAACCTATGGTTGCGTACTGTGGGGCAATAATTACGAGGCGCCATTGTCAccagggatggcactaggatttttcaatctgggtcctgggacccgcatgttcggccgaattggggtcccaagcattttttgggggtcccaaaatcttggcgaccctctgcgagaaaaagagtaGGTTTTAGGTTATGAGAAAAAGAtagtaaccaacttggaattaatattgacgcatatgcatatgcaaatttagttttaaccctcttagatgttttaaacccccTTTTTAGAACTTTAATTATGAgcacagatcgctccaacagttttacaaacaacagaatatactgacaaatcaaagcaagttgtgtgagttatttaaaTCCTTGCCTagcgtcctgggacgcattaaaatttcgatgatgcattttttggattttatttgcgtaaaaatgcacgatttctgcgttaacgcgatccctggTCACAATTGGTGAGACTACAAAACAAAGTTGTtagaattatcaacaatgtGCAACTTTGTGATCATATTACTCCCCATTATGTAACCCGACATTGTTAAATTATACACGTGTCAACTATTTTATGATCACCTAATTAATAAGAAGTCGTCGAACCTTAACTTGTCTCTAgtatctgagcaacataattacGATACTTGAAGTGTATCCTTACAACACCTAAATCCAGAATCGGGTATATAATTAGTTTACTATATCTTTGCCCTTTCCACTTCATCTTTCACTGTACTTATTTCGTTAAATATATTGTATCTTATGTTTGTCAagtggaaataaaataaaatacaataaggagtttaagatctgcgacgcggcGGTAACGAAAACGCCATtttaaattgcaagttcaggtttattaatctttttcgtcattatgtcggcttgtctaacttctaaaaactagtgtaactttccaggaactgaattaagAGGTGCGGCATTGAATCTACggcagaaaattcaaattcgctgctttTTATTCACGTTccccgtaaaacttgagaattggtcatttcacgtcgcagatttgccgaaaacgtgaaagaaatgtacaaaaactaaaaatgcacgtgcagagcgtgcaaaagctattgtttttgctcattaaatatgcaaattttgtgACCTTTTCGTTGCCATCGCGTcgaagatcttaaactccccaatacacaaacaattagcgcgaacgtattttatttgcgtaaaaatgcacgattttctgcgttaacgcgatccctggTCACAATTGGTAAGACTACAAAACAAAGTTGTtagaattatcaacaatgtACCACTTTGTGATCATATTACTCCCCATTATGTAACCCGACATTGTTAAATTATACACGTGTCAACTATTTTATGATCACCTAATTAATAAGAAGTCGTCGAACCTTAACTTGTCTCTAgtatctgagcaacataattacGCTACTTGAAGTGTATCCTTACAACACCTAAATCCAGAATCTTTCAGAATAAACATAAGAAAATTTTGTCCAACTATCTTAGGGTGCTATTATTGGAATGATATTCCTTTATCTATACGCAACAAACCAACTAGAAAACTGTTTAAACAAGCACTTTACcagttttattttgctcagtatTGATAATTCCAacattatatatttatttactatGCGTTTACTCTTTCCTCTCTAGTTTACTTTTTATCCTAAAATAAATGTACTTAATTAAAGGGTATATAATTAGTTTACTATATCTTTGCCCTTTCCACTTCATCTTTCACAGTACTTATTTTCGTTAAATATATTGTATCTTATGTTTGTCAagtggaaataaaataaatacaaaaaaaaaatacaaaatacaataaggagtttaagatctgcgacgcggcggtaacgaaaacgtcattttaaattgcaagttcaggtttattaatctttttcgtcattatgtcggcttgtctaacttctaaaaactagtgtaactttccaggaactgaattaagAGGTGCGGCATTGAATCTACGgtagaaaattcaaattcgctgctttTTATTCACGTTCCCCgtaaaaacttgagaattggtcatttcacgtcgcagatttgccgaaaacgtgaaagaaatgtacaaaaactaaaaatgtacgtgcagagcgtgcgaaagctattgttttttgctcattaaatatgcaaattttgtgACCTTTTCGTTGCCATCGCGTcgaagatcttaaactccccaataatactggtagtggtggtggtggtagtagcaGTGAGTTTTGCATGTTCATAATGTCTTAATCAGTCTTTACTAGAGATATAAAAAGTGGCTATGCCACAGAAGTCCAGTTCAAAGTAACTGGGCTGTTTGTACAGTACTATAGAACTATCACCACAATAAACGCAACTTATCGTTAATTACCATGTCATAGCGGACAAGGAGAAGTAACGTACACTATTTGCGCGGAGAAGAGTCCCTTGCCAAAATTAATGAGTTACAGGATAAAAAACTGTCACAGACAACTTTTATGCACATTCCGTAGCTGAATGTGGCCCGAAAAGATTTCAATAGTACCTGATAATAGCAATCTACTTCTTTTCTTGTGGAACATGaaatcaataatttattgatcccTGATCAGAGAGCAaagatggcgcagtgatgagagcgctcgcctcccaccaatgtggcctgggttgaTTCCGAGACACATTAACAgcatcacatgtgggttgagtttgctggcGCTGTACTCTGCTCTGataggtttttctctgggtactccagtttacTTCTCCTCTtaaaccaacctatgatttgatatgcgttgatttgatttgatttgatttgatttgagtacAGTGCCTTAAACTTAACTTGAGTACAGTGCCTTAAACTTAAGATAGTCAACACTTAAATGAAGGTCATCATCATTAGttaaaaaataaactttcacaAAGCCTATTTAAAATCGCTAGAACAAAACCGTTCAAGGTTGAACTACCTTTGAAATGTTATGGCCTCACATTTTATATCCACGTCATTTGCTAACCTTTCAACAGTTTCTACATTATGCCAGTCCACTTTACGCCTATTTTCTTTAATCTCAGCACCAACTTGTTTGTAATGACGTTCTAGGActtgcaaacaaaaatttcttttgtcacCAGAACAGGGATGTTCTGGTAGAGATACAATTCTTTGGAGATCATGCTGTAGGAGATCAAAGTTATCACTCAGAGAAAAGTCATGCTTTGAGCAGACATCCATCTTTTTCCCTGAGGCTTCATGTGATAAGCAGTAGCTGACGAGTacatttgcaaacaatgattctGCATAAGGTACATGAAAGGTTGTTTGTGGCTCAGATAATACCGATTCTGTGTGCTCCAGACCAATAGTATGACCAGCAGGAAATTTTTTGTTGTACTTATTCAAATCAGAGCAGATCTTCATGTTCCAATCATATCGGTCTCTTTCAAAATACCAAGCATAGCTCATGACAATACTGACAGGGGAGAGGAAGTCAAAATAGAACTGTTTGAAAGCTTCGTTGAAGATATGCGTGTTGAAACGTTTCAGGATGTGCTCTCGACAGTGAGTGAATGTATCACGATAAATGTAGACTGGGAAGTATGTCATAAAGTCTGCGACATATGGAAATCCTAACGCCAGTTCTGTAGTTCGTGCCCAAGCCTGAACCCATTTCTTTCCCAAAGAGCAATCCCAGCCCAAGGCCCGCAACTTTGAACCACTAAATATTGAAGATTTTGTTACGGGTGTGATGAAGGCAGCGTCATTATCCATCCATGCTATAATTGAATCATTGGTATACAGATCCAAGAAAAAACTGCTCCATAGCTGGCGGTTATAACCTGGCGGTTTTGGAGAGCCAGGGAAGTCCAACACACTTGGGTCTTTTGGCAGTGTTTCAAACAATACTTCAAGCTTGTACTCTGGaaagaaatcttttgtttgggctttaattttctccccaaaCACGTGGTCAAGTTCAGACTCCTCGTCAAGCACAACGACTGTTTTACCATAGGAAGGTGGCCAATAGAGAACAGTAGTTCTGAATAAATCGCAGTAGTAGCGATGCCTGTGCTTCGCCAGTTTACCTGCCATTCTCACAAGAAGTGTTATTGAGTGGTCATTTGCTCTTTTTAAATTACTTGAGGTTTTTATGATACTTGTTGAGCCAGTTGTGTGTCCTGTGTGGTATTGCCTACTCAAAGTTCTCGAGATGTCTGGAATACTTGTTAAGCTAGTTGGCTTTCCTGTTTTGTGCTGCCAACCAGAGCTTTTCCTGGCCAAATTTCTTGAATGTAAGACAGGCAACTGGGTGTTAGCATTCCACACCTCACCCTTTAAATGCATGTATATGAAAACAGCAATGCATACAATACTTGCCAAAAAAAGGGATTTCATGCGGCAATTCCTGGAACCCATGACTTCTTCTTTACGGTGCATCAGTAGTAATAaacacctaaaaaaaaaaagaaagaaacaaatgaaaaaatgcaTAACTCTTAAATCAGATTCCACTTAAGAGGtaaaattgtttatttgttgaatAAGATTAGCTTTTATATTGGCAGCTTATATAagtcagctgatgtggacctgctgaAATTCTACAGGACAATTCAAAGGCCAGACCTCAACACTGGAGGCTATGTCCCACTGAGGGCTACTCTCCTCGAACAGGGAGTGGGTCTACGGCTTATAGACCTTATCCAAATAGACTTTTATTTAAAGTCTTAACATTTGCAGGTGGAAATCTAAAGGAATCATTTTTCTCTCTGGCTCAGTTGCTTAaataccctgagtgttggtgtTAGTCTGCCTGGGGTTCAAATCCACAACCTCCCACATGAAAGTCCAGTGAATTTTCAACTGAGCCACCTGGTCTTATTCTAAGTCAAGTACAGATGGGTGGTGAGCCACAAACCATAGTTTAATGAAAGATTGCTTCAAAAGCTGGCGAGACATGTGAAGTGTCACAGAGGCTCATTATGTTTTAGCTATGGTGCACTGACGAGGGCCAACAAGCCGGAAACAGGTGACTAATGCtttattttcgaaatgaaagatcTCAAGGAAATGGAAACTTCAGTGagaaaagatttatttctaggtcatctccAACctcctttggataaaaattcagaagaccttcagtactattttgattttagaatttgatcatgtcactgtgaaaaccatctattgtgtctttcttctctcgagtggGGTACAGAAGCAGGTCTAGTGGGGTCCACGTTTAGTACTCCAccctattaaaatctcccttcaattctaggcacgaaccgtcgttaaattaccgcaagcataattAAACATCTTCCTTCACCTTGGCAGCATTTCTACTATTTTGGTAAAGTAGTTACAACGTATTTTAAACTTCaaagatatttaacaattttttttatggtgACTCAGGGATactgggaaaaaaaattaacacacTTTATTTTCATACTCAAagtgcatattaattttgtaaaaaatttCATGcgtaagaaaagaaaaattattactaATGATAATGATCATGATTTTCACAATAATTTATCCTAGTAATGAGTTCAAGCGAAGATGCATTTCAAAATATAGGAGAAgatataaaagaaaattaaaatagttTGCCCATATTTCATAATGGAAGCTTTGACGTTTATAATGGATAATGAGACTTAATGGAATTTCGTTATCAGAGATGGTCGTGAAATACAAGACCACCTCTGCCAGTCGATAGCTACAGATAAGACTACCGGTTGTCGCTGTCCCAAATAAAAGTTatggagcaact
This portion of the Montipora capricornis isolate CH-2021 chromosome 11, ASM3666992v2, whole genome shotgun sequence genome encodes:
- the LOC138024986 gene encoding uncharacterized protein isoform X1 is translated as MDSSTKSAFAENYLFKTSDNIVQKRCLLLLMHRKEEVMGSRNCRMKSLFLASIVCIAVFIYMHLKGEVWNANTQLPVLHSRNLARKSSGWQHKTGKPTSLTSIPDISRTLSRQYHTGHTTGSTSIIKTSSNLKRANDHSITLLVRMAGKLAKHRHRYYCDLFRTTVLYWPPSYGKTVVVLDEESELDHVFGEKIKAQTKDFFPEYKLEVLFETLPKDPSVLDFPGSPKPPGYNRQLWSSFFLDLYTNDSIIAWMDNDAAFITPVTKSSIFSGSKLRALGWDCSLGKKWVQAWARTTELALGFPYVADFMTYFPVYIYRDTFTHCREHILKRFNTHIFNEAFKQFYFDFLSPVSIVMSYAWYFERDRYDWNMKICSDLNKYNKKFPAGHTIGLEHTESVLSEPQTTFHVPYAESLFANVLVSYCLSHEASGKKMDVCSKHDFSLSDNFDLLQHDLQRIVSLPEHPCSGDKRNFCLQVLERHYKQVGAEIKENRRKVDWHNVETVERLANDVDIKCEAITFQR
- the LOC138024986 gene encoding uncharacterized protein isoform X2, which gives rise to MHRKEEVMGSRNCRMKSLFLASIVCIAVFIYMHLKGEVWNANTQLPVLHSRNLARKSSGWQHKTGKPTSLTSIPDISRTLSRQYHTGHTTGSTSIIKTSSNLKRANDHSITLLVRMAGKLAKHRHRYYCDLFRTTVLYWPPSYGKTVVVLDEESELDHVFGEKIKAQTKDFFPEYKLEVLFETLPKDPSVLDFPGSPKPPGYNRQLWSSFFLDLYTNDSIIAWMDNDAAFITPVTKSSIFSGSKLRALGWDCSLGKKWVQAWARTTELALGFPYVADFMTYFPVYIYRDTFTHCREHILKRFNTHIFNEAFKQFYFDFLSPVSIVMSYAWYFERDRYDWNMKICSDLNKYNKKFPAGHTIGLEHTESVLSEPQTTFHVPYAESLFANVLVSYCLSHEASGKKMDVCSKHDFSLSDNFDLLQHDLQRIVSLPEHPCSGDKRNFCLQVLERHYKQVGAEIKENRRKVDWHNVETVERLANDVDIKCEAITFQR